The following proteins are co-located in the Engraulis encrasicolus isolate BLACKSEA-1 chromosome 2, IST_EnEncr_1.0, whole genome shotgun sequence genome:
- the antkmt gene encoding adenine nucleotide translocase lysine N-methyltransferase, whose protein sequence is METDSPEELLSEVRERRLGVWGVLQIAAGTGAAVYAMWAGILMPGFRKVPLRLQVPYLPASRAQVRNVMTLLHGRSGNVADLGSGDGRIVLEAFKRGFTPAVGYELNPWLVRLANFHAWREGHYGKVSYLREDLWKVDLTRCKNVTVFLAPSVLPLLKDKLLTELPDDALVVAGRFPFPDWTPSQVEGEGYDRAWAYNMQTLRQRHHPKEEVEKEP, encoded by the exons ATGGAAACAGACAGCCCAGAAGAGCTCCTctctgaggtgagagagagacgtCTGGGAGTTTGGGGGGTCTTGCAGATCGCTGCTGGAACAGGTGCAGCAGTGTATGCCATGTGGGCTGGAATTCTTATGCCAGGATTTCGCAAAGTTCCTCTGAGACTGCAG GTGCCTTACTTGCCAGCTAGCAGGGCTCAGGTGCGAAATGTCATGACCTTGCTACATGGAAGGTCAGGAAATGTGGCCGATCTTGGCTCTGGAGACGGAAGGATT gtGCTTGAAGCGTTCAAAAGAGGCTTCACTCCTGCGGTGGGGTACGAGCTGAACCCTTGGCTTGTGCGGCTCGCCAACTTCCATGCCTGGAGAGAGGGGCACTATGGGAAGGTGTCCTACCTGCGGGAGGACCTATGGAAG GTCGATCTCACCAGGTGTAAGAATGTGACTGTGTTTCTGGCTCCAAGTGTG cTCCCTCTTCTGAAGGACAAATTGCTGACTGAACTTCCTGATGACGCCTTGGTCGTCGCCGGCCGTTTCCCTTTCCCTGATTGGACGCCGTCACAAGTGGAGGGAGAGGGTTATGACCGAGCCTGGGCCTATAACATGCAGACTTTGAGACAACGCCACCACCCCAAAGAAGAAGTTGAAAAGGAGCCTTGA
- the amdhd2 gene encoding N-acetylglucosamine-6-phosphate deacetylase codes for MPSNKSVSDAPITQFINCRILRNHRIQREDLWVREGKILDPEKLFFDEQGCADLRIDCNNNIIAPGFIDVQINGGFGVDFSQASKDISSGVSLVAKKILEQGVTSFCPTLVTSPPSVYHQVLPQIKVQNGGAHGAGVLGVHLEGPFISEEKKGAHPPKFLRSFKTGGVADLMETYGTLDNVAVVTLAPELENSGPVIQELARRGITVSVGHSMADLSQAEEAVIQGASFITHLFNAMLPFHHRDPGIVGLLTSDKVPAGRRVFYGMIADGIHTHPAALRIAHRAHPTGLVLVTDAVTAMGLPAGRHTLGQQEIDIQGLHAYVAGTNTLSGSIATMDMCVRHFKKATGCSVEDALEAASLRPAELLTLSHRKGTLDYNTDADFVILDDALVVQETYIAGELVWKK; via the exons ATGCCATCCAACAAGAGCGTATCAGATGCACCAATCACCCAGTTCATCAACTGCAGGATCCTAAGGAACCACAGGATACAGAG GGAAGACCTTTGGGTGAGGGAGGGCAAGATTCTTGACCCTGAAAAGCTTTTCTTCGACGAGCAAGGATGTGCAGACCTGAGGATCGACTGCAATAACAACATAATAGCACCTGGGTTCATAGACGTGCAAATAAATG GTGGATTTGGTGTGGACTTCTCTCAGGCCAGCAAGGACATCAGCAGCGGCGTGTCCTTGGTGGCCAAGAAGATTCTAGAACAGGGTGTCACGTCCTTCTGCCCCACCCTGGTTACTTCACCGCCATCAGTTTACCACCAG GTTCTCCCCCAGATCAAAGTACAGAATGGGGGTGCCCACGGAGCTGGAGTGCTCG GTGTTCATCTAGAAGGCCCCTTCATCAGTGAGGAGAAAAAAGGTGCTCACCCTCCCAAGTTCCTGCGCTCCTTTAAGACAGGTGGAGTGGCCGACCTAATGGAGACCTATGGCACGCTAGACAATGTTGCCGTGGTAACCCTGGCCCCGGAGCTTGAGAACAGTGGGCCTGTCATCCAGGAGCTGGCACGGAGGGGCATCACCGTCTCTGTGG GCCATTCCATGGCTGACCTATCCCAGGCCGAGGAAGCTGTGATCCAGGGAGCCTCCTTCATCACCCACCTCTTCAATGCCATGCTACCT TTCCACCATCGCGATCCGGGTATAGTGGGATTGTTAACCAGTGACAAGGTGCCGGCGGGCCGCAGAGTGTTTTATGGGATGATTGCGgatgggatacacacacaccctgcagcgcTCCGTATCGCACACAGAGCCCATCCCACAG gTCTAGTTTTGGTGACTGATGCTGTGACGGCGATGGGTCTGCCCGCCGGTCGTCACACATTGGGCCAGCAAGAGATAGACATCCAGGGCCTACATGCCTATGTAGCAG GGACCAATACACTTAGTGGGAGCATTGCTACCATGGACATGTGTGTGAGACATTTCAAAAAAGCAACTG GTTGCTCAGTGGAGGATGCCCTGGAGGCGGCCTCACTACGCCCTGCAGAGCTGCTGACACTCAGCCATCGCAAGGGAACACTGGACTACAACACTGATGCAG ATTTTGTCATCTTGGACGATGCACTGGTGGTCCAGGAGACCTATATTGCGGGTGAGCTGGTCTGGAAGAAGTGA
- the jmjd8 gene encoding jmjC domain-containing protein 8 produces the protein MGRKVTCIFLSVLSAWLLVARESALFGDDGGWSSGNHSLRDEGPCNIDVIHYTSLTYAQFLQQYAYVKPVILRGITDNKRFRFLCSKYNLLREYRDKTVRLSTANTHSYRKVDVLFDEFVEYLLRPQSAGTLGSETLYFFGDNNFTEWEALFDEYHAPPYKIPHTNPAYSFGIAGPGTGVPFHWHGPGYSEVIYGRKRWFLYPPDEEPEFHPNHTTLTWVRDAYSSLGIQQRPLECTIRPGEVLYFPDRWWHATLNLDTSVFISTFLG, from the exons ATGGGACGTAAAGTGACATGTATATTTCTCTCTGTCCTATCGGCCTGGTTATTGGTCGCACGCGAGAGCGCGCTATTTGGTGATGACGGTGGCTG GTCATCGGGGAACCACAGTCTCAGAGATGAGGGGCCCTGTAACATCGATGTCATACATTACACGTCTCTTACTTACGCACAGTTTCTCCAACA GTATGCATACGTGAAACCTGTGATTCTTCGGGGCATCACTGATAACAAG AGGTTCCGATTCTTGTGCTCCAAGTACAATCTTCTGAGGGAGTACCGTGACAAAACAGTGAGACTCAGCACAGCTAATACACATTCATACAGGAAAG TTGATGTTCTCTTCGATGAGTTTGTGGAGTACCTGCTGAGACCTCAGTCGGCAGGCACTCTGGGCAGTG AGACACTCTACTTCTTTGGCGACAACAACTTCACAGAGTGGGAAGCATTGTTTGACGAGTACCATGCACCCCCCTATAAAATCCCTCACACCAACCCAGCATACAGCTTTGGCATTGCAG GTCCAGGCACAGGTGTCCCTTTCCATTGGCACGGACCGGGCTACTCGGAGGTCATCTACGGCCGCAAG CGCTGGTTCCTCTACCCTCCGGACGAGGAGCCGGAGTTCCACCCCAATCACACCACCCTGACCTGGGTCAGAGACGCCTACTCAAGCCTGGGGATCCAACAGAGGCCTCTGGAGTGCACCATCCGGCCAGGGGAG gtGCTATATTTTCCTGACCGTTGGTGGCATGCCACACTCAATCTGGACACCAGTGTCTTCATCTCTACATTCCTTGGTTAA